The genome window CCGGGCTGTGAAGAACTTGGACAACATCAAGGCCACATATGCAGAGCTGAGCGTGCTGCACTCCGAGAAACTGAACGTGGACCCAGATAATTTTAAGGTATCACCTCATTGAACTAATCCAActgttgctgtctgtgttcaaCCACTGTTTCAATAGGTTTGATTTTGCAGACTGTTGATGTtttgtgctgcttgttgtgttCCAGCTGCTGGCAGACTGTCTTTCCATTGTGGTTGCTGCTCAGCTGGGTAAAGACTTCACTGGTGATGTCCAGGCAGCTTTTCAGAAGTTCCTGGCTGTGGTGGTGTCCGCTCTGGGAAAACAGTACCACT of Anabas testudineus chromosome 8, fAnaTes1.2, whole genome shotgun sequence contains these proteins:
- the LOC113158621 gene encoding hemoglobin subunit beta-2-like; translated protein: MVEWTDFERATIQDIFSKIDVDVVGPAALSRCLVVYPWTQRYFRSFGNLYNAEAITSNPNVIAHGKVVLEGLTRAVKNLDNIKATYAELSVLHSEKLNVDPDNFKLLADCLSIVVAAQLGKDFTGDVQAAFQKFLAVVVSALGKQYH